The Desulforegula conservatrix Mb1Pa DNA window ACATGGATATTTTCCCGTTGTTCTCCGTATTCATCCCCCATTCAAATACTTTTTGTGCAAGCGCAACGTCCGGGTCTTCGCTTCCTGAACTTCTGAGCCTCAACTGCTCGCCGAGATAGTATTTAACTATTTCAATGCCGGAAACTAAAGCACCAAGAGAAACGACTTCCGTATCCGGGTTTTCAAAAAAACTAATTTTACCAGCTTCGCGGAGTGCGTGTTCTGCCGCTTTGCTTGCAAAGTCTTTTATCTCGCAAAGCTCACCATTTTTTCTCATGCCCTTTTCCATAAGCATGATAAAGTCGATAGCGGTTTTCTTGGCAGAAGGAGTCAAGTGTAGGCATCGAGGATTAAGCCCCATTCCTGACTTTTCGTGGAGCGGAAGTGGTCTTTCTAAAATGCCGCTAATCCTGGAATAAAAATCTTTGATCCTCGGATCAGTCAAGACCTTTTTAGACTCGTAAATTCTTTCCCCAATTGTGGATTCAGGAGAGCTGCAAAGGCATCTCGCAATGAAGCCCTGACCAATTGCGGTCTGGTTGCTAAAAAGCGTTGGGATAAACGTAGGCTGGAACATAAGGTTTATCCCAAACCTTATATTGCTTAACCGCTCAAATCCACCACCAATTGTACTTTTGGTTATAGGTGCTCCATCCCAAAAAAGAGACAAGCCTGAGATTGTGGATGCCTGATTGTCCTTGTTCATTGAATATCCACCGAGAAACTGCGCCGCTTCAGGCGTCTGAAGCATCAGGTGTGTTCTTCCTTCTGAAAAAGCTCTCACAATTGCTGGGCATGTCGGGTCTGTGATGATCCAGACGGGTAGGATGAGTTTAGGCTCTGGCCCAATTTCATTCAGGAGTTGACGTATTTCTTGATCAGACTTGCCATCCTTGATGGCTTTGTCTATTCGTTTTTGCCAGGCACACTTTATTATTCTATGCACTGGCTCTTCATCAAAGAATTTTTCCTGCTCTTTTTCAATCAAATCCTTGATAGGTTTATTTGCCACTTTGTCGCATTCGGATTTTCGCTCTCCGGATTCGCCCACTGCAAGGTAATTATTGCTTGTAGGGCTCCTTCTTCCATCAATTTCAACGTCAACATATGGCTGGATAGCTGCTGTAGCAGAAGCAAGCAGGCAATGGCATATCATGTCCATTGGAGCCTGGATAATCTCCCTCATACATTCCGCTGCGGATCTCATGGCGGGAGGAAGAGAGCTTACAGGGAACGGTGCTTCTCTTAAGGCTGGTCTGATAAGCGGAAGCGGTTCAGGGCCCTGTTGAACGCAGTCTTCTTTGTCGGCCTTGGCTTGATCGGCCGCCGACATTATGGGCTTAAATGAACAAGGCCTCATGATTGGGCCTGTATTTATTGATGCATCTGCAATACTTGCAGTGTTTATGGCCATAAAATTCCTTTATGAGTTATGGCCGCTACAAAGAGGTGTCTTCTATGGTGGACTTATCAATCCATGA harbors:
- a CDS encoding YfjI family protein codes for the protein MAINTASIADASINTGPIMRPCSFKPIMSAADQAKADKEDCVQQGPEPLPLIRPALREAPFPVSSLPPAMRSAAECMREIIQAPMDMICHCLLASATAAIQPYVDVEIDGRRSPTSNNYLAVGESGERKSECDKVANKPIKDLIEKEQEKFFDEEPVHRIIKCAWQKRIDKAIKDGKSDQEIRQLLNEIGPEPKLILPVWIITDPTCPAIVRAFSEGRTHLMLQTPEAAQFLGGYSMNKDNQASTISGLSLFWDGAPITKSTIGGGFERLSNIRFGINLMFQPTFIPTLFSNQTAIGQGFIARCLCSSPESTIGERIYESKKVLTDPRIKDFYSRISGILERPLPLHEKSGMGLNPRCLHLTPSAKKTAIDFIMLMEKGMRKNGELCEIKDFASKAAEHALREAGKISFFENPDTEVVSLGALVSGIEIVKYYLGEQLRLRSSGSEDPDVALAQKVFEWGMNTENNGKISMSVLYQYGPSKARTKKDAERIIRILEDHNRAVRLEAGAILKGKFRSDVWELRGAA